A single region of the Enterobacter cloacae complex sp. R_G8 genome encodes:
- the cra gene encoding catabolite repressor/activator — MKLDEIARLAGVSRTTASYVINGKAKQYRVSDKTVEKVMAVVREHNYHPNAVAAGLRAGRTRSIGLVIPDLENTSYTRIANYLERQARQRGYQLLIACSEDQPDNEMRCIEHLLQRQVDAIIVSTSLPPEHPFYQRWANDPFPIVALDRALDREHFTSVVGADQDDAEMLAAELRTFPAETVLYLGALPELSVSFLREQGFRTAWKDDPREVHYLYANSYEREAAAQLFEKWLETHPMPQALFTTSFALLQGVMDVTLRRDGKLPSDLAIATFGDNELLDFLQCPVLAVAQRHRDVAERVLEIVLASLDEPRKPKPGLTRIKRNLYRRGILSRH, encoded by the coding sequence GTGAAACTGGATGAAATCGCCCGGCTAGCCGGCGTGTCACGAACTACGGCCAGCTATGTGATTAACGGTAAAGCAAAGCAGTACCGTGTCAGCGACAAAACCGTTGAGAAAGTCATGGCGGTGGTTCGTGAGCATAACTACCATCCGAATGCTGTCGCAGCCGGCTTACGCGCCGGGCGCACCCGATCGATTGGTCTGGTGATCCCTGATCTGGAAAACACCAGCTACACCCGTATCGCTAACTATCTTGAACGTCAGGCTCGCCAGCGCGGCTATCAGCTCTTGATTGCCTGCTCAGAAGATCAGCCTGATAACGAGATGCGCTGTATTGAGCATCTGCTCCAGCGTCAGGTCGATGCCATCATTGTTTCGACCTCCTTACCGCCAGAGCATCCGTTCTATCAACGCTGGGCGAACGATCCCTTCCCGATTGTCGCACTGGATCGTGCCCTGGACAGAGAGCACTTCACCAGTGTCGTCGGCGCCGATCAGGATGATGCGGAAATGCTGGCCGCGGAGCTGAGAACCTTCCCGGCTGAAACCGTGCTTTATCTTGGCGCGCTGCCTGAGCTTTCCGTGAGCTTCCTCCGTGAGCAAGGTTTCAGGACGGCGTGGAAAGACGATCCGCGCGAGGTTCACTACCTCTATGCCAACAGTTATGAGCGTGAAGCCGCCGCGCAGTTGTTTGAGAAATGGCTGGAGACCCACCCGATGCCTCAGGCGCTGTTCACCACCTCATTTGCCTTACTGCAGGGCGTAATGGATGTTACCTTGCGTCGGGACGGTAAGCTGCCATCCGATCTGGCTATCGCCACCTTCGGTGATAACGAACTGCTCGACTTCCTGCAATGCCCGGTACTGGCCGTCGCGCAGCGCCATCGTGACGTGGCTGAGCGTGTGCTGGAGATCGTCCTGGCGAGTCTGGATGAACCGCGTAAACCGAAGCCGGGGCTGACGCGTATCAAACGTAATCTTTACCGTCGCGGAATTTTGAGCCGCCATTAA
- the ilvN gene encoding acetolactate synthase small subunit, producing MRRILSVLLENESGALSRVIGLFAQRGYNIESLTVAPTEDPTLSRMTIQTVGDAKVLEQIEKQLHKLVDVLRVSELGQGAYVEREVMLVKIQASGYGREEVKRNADIFRGQIIDVTPSLYTVQLAGTSDKLDAFLASVRDVAKIVEVARSGVVGLSRGEKIMR from the coding sequence ATGCGCCGGATATTATCTGTATTACTGGAAAACGAGTCTGGTGCACTGTCACGCGTCATTGGACTCTTTGCACAACGCGGCTACAACATCGAAAGCCTGACCGTGGCACCCACCGAGGATCCGACGCTGTCGCGCATGACGATCCAGACCGTCGGTGACGCCAAGGTGCTTGAGCAGATCGAGAAACAGTTACATAAGCTTGTCGATGTTCTGCGCGTGAGCGAGCTCGGGCAGGGGGCTTATGTTGAACGTGAGGTCATGCTGGTGAAAATCCAGGCCAGTGGCTACGGGCGTGAAGAAGTTAAACGCAATGCGGATATCTTCCGTGGGCAGATCATTGACGTCACGCCTTCTCTTTATACGGTTCAGCTGGCGGGAACGAGTGACAAGCTGGATGCTTTCCTGGCGTCTGTCCGGGATGTGGCAAAAATTGTTGAGGTTGCGCGATCGGGCGTTGTCGGTCTTTCGCGCGGCGAGAAAATCATGCGTTAG
- the ilvI gene encoding acetolactate synthase 3 large subunit gives MEMLSGAEMVVRSLIDQGVKQVFGYPGGAVLDIYDALHTVGGIDHVLVRHEQAAVHMADGLARATGEVGVVLVTSGPGATNAITGIATAYMDSIPLVILSGQVATSLIGYDAFQECDMVGISRPVVKHSFLVKQTEDIPGVLKKAFWLAASGRPGPVVVDLPKDILNPANKLPYVWPETVSMRSYNPTTQGHKGQIKRALQTLLSAKKPVVYVGGGAVNSACETQLRALIEKLNLPVASSLMGLGAFPATHRQALGMLGMHGTYEANMTMHHSDVIFAVGVRFDDRTTNNLAKYCPNATVLHIDIDPTSISKTVPADVPIVGDARQVLEQMLELLAQETPSQPLDEIRDWWQQIEQWRARQCLKYDTQSENIKPQAVIETLWRLTKGEAYVTSDVGQHQMFAALYYPFDKPRHWINSGGLGTMGFGLPAALGVKLALPDETVVCVTGDGSIQMNIQELSTALQYELPVLVLNLNNGYLGMVKQWQDMIYSGRHSQSYMKSLPDFVRLAEAYGHVGMRVTEPAELEAKLAEALEHVKNNRLVFMDVIVDGSEHVYPMHIRGGGMDEMWLSKTERT, from the coding sequence ATGGAGATGTTGTCTGGCGCGGAAATGGTCGTCCGATCGCTAATCGATCAGGGCGTGAAACAAGTGTTCGGCTATCCAGGAGGCGCCGTTCTCGATATTTATGATGCGCTCCATACGGTTGGCGGCATTGACCATGTTTTGGTGCGCCACGAACAGGCGGCGGTGCACATGGCTGACGGGCTGGCGCGTGCGACGGGTGAAGTGGGGGTGGTATTGGTCACCTCGGGTCCCGGTGCCACAAACGCGATTACCGGCATTGCGACGGCATATATGGACTCCATTCCGCTGGTCATTCTTTCCGGCCAGGTCGCAACATCCCTGATTGGCTACGATGCGTTTCAGGAGTGCGACATGGTGGGGATTTCCCGTCCTGTTGTGAAGCACAGTTTCCTGGTGAAGCAAACTGAAGACATTCCCGGCGTACTGAAAAAAGCGTTCTGGCTGGCGGCGAGTGGGCGTCCAGGTCCTGTGGTGGTTGATCTGCCGAAGGATATACTGAACCCGGCAAACAAACTGCCGTATGTCTGGCCGGAAACGGTAAGCATGCGCTCCTATAACCCAACGACTCAGGGACATAAAGGCCAGATCAAGCGGGCGTTGCAAACGCTGCTGTCCGCGAAAAAGCCGGTAGTCTATGTGGGAGGCGGCGCAGTTAACTCTGCGTGTGAAACGCAGTTGCGTGCGCTGATTGAAAAATTGAATCTCCCTGTCGCCTCTTCACTGATGGGACTGGGGGCGTTCCCGGCGACGCATCGCCAGGCTTTGGGTATGTTGGGGATGCACGGTACCTATGAAGCCAACATGACGATGCACCATTCTGATGTGATCTTCGCCGTCGGCGTGCGCTTTGACGATCGCACGACCAACAACCTGGCGAAATATTGCCCGAACGCCACCGTGCTGCATATTGATATCGATCCGACTTCTATCTCGAAAACGGTGCCAGCAGATGTGCCGATTGTTGGGGACGCCCGACAGGTCCTGGAACAAATGCTGGAGTTGCTGGCGCAGGAAACCCCTTCACAACCGTTGGATGAGATCCGCGACTGGTGGCAGCAGATTGAGCAGTGGCGTGCGCGTCAGTGCCTTAAATACGATACGCAAAGCGAGAACATTAAGCCGCAGGCGGTGATCGAAACCCTCTGGCGTCTGACAAAAGGTGAAGCGTATGTCACATCAGATGTGGGTCAGCATCAGATGTTTGCCGCCCTCTATTATCCGTTCGATAAACCACGTCACTGGATAAACTCGGGTGGTCTGGGGACGATGGGCTTTGGATTGCCTGCCGCGCTGGGCGTCAAGCTTGCGCTGCCGGATGAAACCGTCGTCTGCGTCACGGGTGATGGCAGTATTCAGATGAATATCCAGGAGCTTTCCACCGCGTTGCAATATGAGCTGCCGGTACTGGTTCTGAACCTCAATAACGGTTATCTCGGTATGGTGAAGCAGTGGCAGGATATGATCTACTCTGGTCGCCATTCTCAATCTTACATGAAGTCACTGCCGGATTTTGTTCGTCTGGCCGAAGCCTATGGTCATGTCGGGATGAGGGTGACCGAGCCGGCAGAGCTTGAAGCGAAACTTGCTGAAGCACTTGAACACGTTAAAAACAACCGCCTTGTTTTCATGGATGTCATTGTTGATGGCTCAGAGCACGTTTATCCGATGCATATTCGCGGTGGTGGCATGGATGAAATGTGGTTAAGTAAAACGGAGAGAACCTGA